Within Rhododendron vialii isolate Sample 1 chromosome 12a, ASM3025357v1, the genomic segment AGTCCTTTTTTTTGGAGAGTTTCTTAACAAGATTGACCCTAAACTTCTCTGTCTCCTGTACCCACAaattaaaacccaaaaaaagaaattcttaaaaaaaaattacagaagcGGAGCATTTCCACAAATAGGTGGAGGGCACTCACAGCATCGGCAAATTCAGGAATCGGGTCGGGAAATTTGTACTCGGCAGCCCTGCAAATCAACCTGGATGGGCATAATGACCGCCTTTTCTCGCCCAGCGAACAAGGGTACGAATTAGAGCCGTTGAAACTAATGCCTTTACTGCAGTAAGCATTGTGCCTATTTGAAATGTGGGCTGAAACCCGAGAAGAAGAgggggaggaggaagaagaagaggagagtgAAAGAGAAGGATTGACGGGTAAAGACGAAGCAAGAGAGTAAGATTTGAAGGTTAAAGGGAAAAGAGATGTAGCCGAAGCCATCTCTATCACCAACACAAGCCACTCCAAGAAGAGACTTCTGGTTATTTTTTCCCCGCTACTTCAACAGTCTCTGCCTGAGGACGAAGTTTATAATTCTAGGCAAATGAGATACGGGCATTATCCATTTATAATGATGCTAATTACTCCCAGTGATATACAGCAGGTGGTGATTTTTTACAACTGGTCACAAATGACCTTTACTCGCGAAATCACCATTCCGAAGGAATATTAGTACTAGTTTAGGATGTCAAGAGATGCGTGTTTCCACTCCCACTCATGCTTTATGTGCCTCGATTTCAAAGAACTTTCTTTTTTCACCGTGAAGTTAccgtattattttttttctatttgtttacttttttacATATAGAAGGGTAATACATTAACTTCACAAACTTAAAAGACGAAAAGAAGATGATTTATTTTATTGGGACCGAaagttttacaatttttttttttcattttaaacaaGGGTAGTGATTTTTGCCTTCTCTTCTTTACGCActccactcctttttttgttttattcacGTGCAATCACCCTTTTGCCCTTTTATTAGTTCACTTTTTTCACACTTTAAATGATAATGTAATAAATTCACATGAAAGAGAGTATGCATGGTAAAAAAGAGAGTGCAAGAatcaactctttctttttttattcaaagtTATAGATAGCCCTTGCCATTAAATAGTAGATCCAaatagtcctatggtacacaccctttattcggaggtgtaccgtacgcataatgattttaaacccttggatttcaaagtaaataatccagaccacccatttattaaatcaattaataaaataaaaaaagggcttagcaggtaacaggttgttctctcttccttgactttctctctctctccctcatgtgtaaaatactacaaattatacaacataaccacaattgttatgacaacacaaaaataagacactttcttaccacaatgtgtcgtaccaaaagaaatcgatcaaaagatactagatacaagatcaaaatatatcgttgcacaatctataattattatacccaaacaagatacatgtctaaaatatcacaaattaaatattgtataacttaacatcctaacagtcctgatcgatcattttaaaaatacactcactaacgacatttagattgtacagtcaatttatatttggtatgaaacctagtcctctattgtagttgaatgtagactgtgacacaataatgatgatcaaatccgttgaattttttatgtttgttgattaagtcacctacgtaattttttgtctctatcaagtttaggaagctccatcatcggcacgcaaattgaataatagaatgatatttttcatccaattaagtgtctagctataagccatcaacttcattcttggtgcGAATGacttaattaatattatgtaaaagatagacgattttgataaaaaaaacaccttacgtggggctcaaatggtgcattattatattttaatgttgtattgaaattgaacgacgagatttgttgaagtatgaaacttcAAGGACTAACCATGTGatttatcctaaaaaaataacaacattctttaaaaaaaaagaaaaaggaacgaatggtttaatactttaaccccagatcttttagataaatgtccaaactctaacaccttatcactatggtacacaattcagaatttgtaattctaaaggctattaattatataatattttcttgtatgtaaggGCTTTTATTTTCAggctgaaaatttgagaagacagaggCCTCAAATGCCTCCATCCTAGTGCTGGGCCTACACTTGTAGATCAatattatagcctatgtcattggtgtaaatcaaaatgtcgactataataattttttttgaaagaaagtacaatgacaataaatttacaaaattatttagattttactttcacaacctagttccaaggaccaccattaaatttggattggtaagcatagggtgaaggtttgacaccgatccatgtgtcaaatatatagtgccaattgttaagtgcgccctgaatattgataagattgggtactaatataattaatttcaccaattacaaaaaggagagtaattttcacactctattttttgatattcacacttatttttttgtactccattttagtgttgaaattgtatgcatttgagacagttggataattatttttttcgtgacctctcatttttccacgaaggaattttaattttttgacttaaattttgtagaaaaagaatttgatttagactaatattttgagaggaaattgtagttgtattcaaaaatttgggtataatacttactttttggtgaattttttggatgaaaattttgtgcgagaacctcatttttagtttaaattattgaggtattgtgtagggacaaataagaatttgaaaaaatagtgtagagggaatcgaaaattaagataatatggtgaaaattttaaaatttgaaaaaataatgtggcgggaattgaaaataattagtggtattgtattttgtcaattataactatcgtttactgaacattccaattgaattttttttatacgacacgttgtgggtatgaaaacgccaatttatggtgttgtcataacaaatttgattatattactgaatttgcggtatgggattttgctaataataactatcgttaactgagcatttcaattgaattttttttatacaatacgttgtgggtatgaaaacgttaatttatggtgttgtcataacaaatttggttatattactgaatttgaggtatgatattttattaattataactatcgttaattgaacattctgattgaatttttttatacgagacgttgtgggtatgaaaacgtcaatttatggtgttgttataacaaatttggttatattactgaatttgtggtattttagacatgtgttattacggaatattttaatta encodes:
- the LOC131310103 gene encoding protein PLASTID REDOX INSENSITIVE 2, chloroplastic-like; translation: MASATSLFPLTFKSYSLASSLPVNPSLSLSSSSSSSPSSSRVSAHISNRHNAYCSKGISFNGSNSYPCSLGEKRRSLCPSRLICRAAEYKFPDPIPEFADAETEKFRVNLVKKLSKKKDLYGDSLAEVVGICTEIFSTFLHTEYGGPGTLLVIPFMDMAETLNERGLPGGPQAARAAVKWAQDQVDKDWKEWTKGNSKT